One Thermoplasma volcanium GSS1 genomic window carries:
- a CDS encoding Lrp/AsnC family transcriptional regulator, with the protein MRPFKIDRLDLDIVEMLETDCSLTYEEIAKMTGKSLWTIRDRILALKKRGVIKSCRAEIDYDKLGLPCRAIIGFNVPPDKIDDFVEQAKKDKRIKKFIITTGSRRFHIKIIGKQCGEIREYARTILPKFGVFDVDFEVVLDEII; encoded by the coding sequence ATGAGGCCTTTTAAGATAGACAGGCTAGATTTAGATATAGTTGAGATGCTTGAGACTGACTGCTCATTGACATACGAAGAAATTGCCAAAATGACAGGAAAGAGCCTATGGACTATACGGGACAGGATTTTAGCGCTTAAGAAGAGAGGGGTGATTAAATCTTGCAGGGCAGAAATAGACTACGATAAACTCGGGCTTCCATGCAGGGCAATCATAGGCTTCAATGTACCACCAGATAAAATAGACGATTTCGTTGAACAAGCAAAGAAAGACAAAAGGATCAAAAAATTTATAATAACTACAGGTTCCAGACGTTTCCACATAAAGATTATAGGTAAGCAGTGTGGAGAGATCAGAGAATATGCCAGGACAATACTCCCTAAGTTTGGAGTATTTGATGTAGATTTTGAGGTCGTATTAGATGAAATTATTTAG
- a CDS encoding 16S rRNA (pseudouridine(914)-N(1))-methyltransferase Nep1, which yields MLHLIVADSELETIPEEMLDDPGVRRFAKKRNKRVDRMILDSNYMHAFIDKYYPGESKRRGRPDIIYILLEMAQESILNRKNLLRTYIHTRNDFVIKISPITRMPKSYNRFIGLFEDLFEKEIITNNGKTLLSLERMKLDELLESLKKDRTILLHPKGEFKKPSEFISTEDIAAIIGGFSEGDFRSDVSNIPEKYSIFRDELTIWSVGLEIVASYERAIGLL from the coding sequence ATGCTTCACCTTATAGTAGCAGATTCTGAACTCGAAACTATACCAGAAGAGATGTTAGATGATCCAGGAGTTAGAAGATTTGCTAAGAAAAGAAATAAAAGAGTTGACAGGATGATACTTGACTCAAATTATATGCACGCATTTATAGATAAATATTATCCAGGTGAATCTAAAAGAAGAGGCAGGCCAGACATTATATACATCCTTCTTGAGATGGCACAAGAATCCATACTTAATAGGAAAAACCTATTAAGAACATATATTCACACGCGGAACGATTTTGTAATAAAAATAAGTCCTATAACGAGAATGCCTAAATCTTATAACAGATTTATCGGACTGTTTGAAGACCTCTTCGAGAAAGAGATCATAACTAACAATGGAAAGACATTGCTTTCGCTCGAAAGAATGAAACTAGACGAACTTCTTGAATCCTTAAAAAAAGATAGAACGATACTACTTCATCCAAAAGGTGAGTTTAAAAAGCCTTCGGAATTTATAAGTACAGAAGATATCGCAGCAATTATAGGCGGGTTTTCAGAGGGAGATTTTAGGTCGGATGTTTCAAATATTCCAGAGAAATACTCTATATTCAGGGATGAGCTTACGATATGGTCTGTTGGATTAGAGATCGTTGCGAGCTATGAAAGAGCAATTGGTCTTCTATAG
- the ppa gene encoding inorganic diphosphatase, whose translation MKNKQTEDFPESFYVMIEIPMGSNCKYEYKEELDNIVLDRVLFTAMTYPANYGFALDTRGKDGDPLDVLVFSSVSINPGIIVRCRAIGVAEMNDEEGEDNKILAVPVDKVDPASSIVRNESDIPEYQKDKLKHFFEHYKELEKGKFMKFHGFKGRDEAVKQLAEARLKQ comes from the coding sequence ATGAAAAACAAGCAGACTGAGGATTTTCCAGAAAGTTTCTACGTAATGATAGAAATACCAATGGGTAGCAATTGTAAGTATGAATATAAAGAGGAATTGGATAATATAGTTTTGGATAGGGTTCTTTTCACAGCTATGACCTATCCTGCCAATTATGGCTTTGCTTTAGACACAAGAGGAAAGGACGGAGACCCATTAGACGTTCTTGTATTTTCGTCTGTTTCAATAAATCCAGGAATAATAGTGAGGTGCCGTGCCATAGGAGTTGCAGAAATGAATGATGAAGAAGGAGAAGACAATAAGATACTAGCAGTCCCTGTTGATAAGGTAGATCCAGCTTCATCGATAGTTAGAAACGAAAGTGATATACCTGAATACCAAAAGGACAAGCTCAAGCACTTTTTTGAACACTACAAGGAGCTCGAAAAAGGCAAATTTATGAAATTCCATGGATTTAAAGGAAGAGATGAAGCCGTAAAGCAGCTAGCAGAGGCCAGGCTCAAGCAATAG
- a CDS encoding thiamine pyrophosphate-binding protein, whose product MKGYEIFAESLKKLGIEEVFGNPGTTEIPMLRSVNDYVLTLHDSISVGMADGKAQVTGSPTLCNLHTVPGIGNSIAFLHTAFYNRSPVIVTAGQQDYRHIFYEPILSGDLTSLVSGLVKYKYEVKQADDIYRSLKRAYQIAEAPPKGPVFLSFPMNVMDEEYNEKFDDFHKIDYEWIDKKALREIADMINGAKYPAIVFGYEIDLYDAFEEAKDFAHALGCPVYCEPLASRGCYPSDDPQYAGDLPPASALLNMKLMQHDLVLVVGGDITLYPYTPPPPLQGKTVIFVGTDNSGKIGTHYQMNPKMFLREIMGLVQRKCNFSRSPNYTVKTSITLARKKMGTAYVMSKIAKEFRDYVIVDESISASQTFRSFLVYEHNSYFTAKTGQLGWALPAGAGMSLKKGKVLAVVGDGSFMYTPQTLWTIERYNLPLKIIILNNGGYMILRSFSKSYYNEVADKDFLKPNIDAENLVKAFHIPVKVADPNLKDLQWLREGDEARVLIINMDREIPKVFL is encoded by the coding sequence ATGAAGGGATATGAGATATTCGCCGAAAGCCTCAAAAAACTTGGTATAGAAGAGGTATTTGGCAACCCGGGAACCACGGAGATTCCAATGCTAAGATCGGTAAATGACTATGTATTAACGCTGCATGATTCTATTTCTGTGGGTATGGCTGATGGAAAGGCACAAGTAACAGGTTCGCCTACGCTGTGCAACCTACATACAGTTCCTGGAATAGGGAACTCAATTGCCTTTCTGCACACTGCCTTTTATAATCGATCCCCAGTCATAGTCACTGCTGGACAGCAGGACTATAGGCATATCTTTTACGAGCCAATATTATCCGGAGACCTTACTAGCCTTGTATCTGGACTAGTTAAGTATAAATACGAAGTGAAACAGGCCGATGACATTTACAGATCGTTAAAAAGAGCGTATCAAATAGCAGAGGCTCCACCAAAAGGTCCAGTATTCCTGAGCTTTCCTATGAATGTGATGGATGAAGAATACAATGAAAAATTTGATGATTTCCATAAAATAGACTACGAATGGATAGATAAGAAGGCTTTAAGGGAAATAGCAGACATGATAAATGGGGCGAAGTATCCGGCCATAGTCTTTGGATATGAAATAGATCTTTACGACGCTTTTGAAGAAGCAAAGGATTTCGCTCATGCACTTGGATGTCCCGTTTATTGTGAGCCGTTGGCGAGCAGGGGCTGTTATCCATCTGATGACCCTCAGTACGCTGGGGATCTCCCACCTGCATCGGCCCTGTTAAACATGAAACTTATGCAACACGATCTTGTCCTGGTTGTTGGTGGGGATATAACCCTTTATCCTTATACTCCACCACCTCCATTGCAAGGAAAAACCGTTATATTTGTTGGTACAGACAACTCGGGAAAGATCGGTACACATTACCAGATGAATCCAAAAATGTTCCTAAGGGAGATAATGGGATTGGTACAAAGAAAATGTAACTTCTCAAGATCACCTAATTATACAGTAAAAACTTCAATAACCTTGGCTAGGAAAAAGATGGGAACGGCATACGTAATGAGCAAGATAGCCAAGGAATTTAGAGATTATGTAATAGTAGATGAATCGATTTCAGCTTCACAAACTTTCAGAAGTTTTTTGGTTTACGAGCATAATTCGTATTTTACTGCTAAAACTGGACAGTTGGGATGGGCATTGCCAGCAGGAGCCGGTATGTCTTTAAAAAAAGGAAAAGTACTTGCCGTGGTAGGCGACGGTTCATTCATGTACACTCCTCAAACCTTATGGACCATAGAAAGGTACAATCTACCCTTGAAGATTATAATATTGAACAATGGCGGATATATGATACTAAGGAGCTTTTCAAAAAGCTATTATAACGAGGTAGCGGACAAAGACTTCTTGAAGCCAAATATTGATGCGGAGAATCTTGTCAAAGCATTTCATATACCGGTAAAGGTTGCTGATCCAAATTTAAAGGATCTGCAGTGGCTAAGGGAAGGTGATGAGGCAAGGGTATTGATTATAAATATGGATCGTGAAATACCAAAAGTGTTCCTTTAA
- a CDS encoding winged helix-turn-helix domain-containing protein: protein MQRNLNFHFVKRNRERNEIMLDILKIIYTNNGEVGITKLIFSSNTNYKFIKSLTQDLSNAGLIKTYQNKAKHTFTITDKGKDIIERYYNINFLNLRHLQILVDLLIL, encoded by the coding sequence ATGCAAAGAAATCTTAATTTTCATTTTGTGAAAAGAAACAGGGAAAGGAACGAAATTATGTTAGATATACTTAAAATAATCTACACCAATAACGGAGAAGTAGGAATTACGAAATTAATATTTAGTTCCAATACGAATTACAAGTTTATCAAATCCCTAACACAAGATTTATCTAATGCTGGTTTGATAAAGACGTACCAAAATAAAGCAAAGCACACCTTTACCATAACAGATAAAGGCAAAGATATAATTGAGAGGTACTACAATATAAACTTTTTGAATTTAAGACATTTGCAAATCTTAGTTGATCTATTAATCCTTTGA
- a CDS encoding metallophosphoesterase family protein, whose product MKVIIYSDIHANLEAMKEVIKREKFDIAIFLGDVVDYGPKPAETLDLVMENMDYGVMGNHDYAAATGEDCNCAPDMHDLSEFSRKEVTLPSLSSEDLKRLSSLKEFVDTEIDGRKILMTHASPNNHLFGYLFATEAEMVWKDKRYSSYDLIMVGHTHFQMLYRNKIINPGSAGQPRDGDWRPMYAIWDTDADEVIFKRFKYDNNTTWKQIKEIIPEGSPYLDQLRKFYF is encoded by the coding sequence ATGAAGGTGATAATTTATTCAGATATCCATGCAAACCTAGAAGCTATGAAGGAAGTTATCAAGAGGGAAAAATTTGACATTGCAATATTTCTTGGAGATGTTGTAGATTATGGCCCAAAGCCAGCAGAGACCCTGGACTTGGTTATGGAAAACATGGATTATGGTGTAATGGGTAACCATGATTATGCAGCTGCGACGGGTGAAGACTGTAATTGCGCGCCAGATATGCACGATCTGAGCGAATTTTCCAGGAAAGAAGTTACACTTCCGAGCCTGTCCAGTGAAGATCTAAAAAGACTTAGCTCATTAAAGGAGTTCGTAGATACGGAGATAGATGGTAGAAAAATTTTAATGACGCACGCATCTCCGAATAATCATTTATTTGGCTATCTCTTTGCTACTGAGGCGGAGATGGTTTGGAAAGATAAGAGATATTCATCGTACGATCTCATAATGGTTGGCCATACACATTTCCAGATGCTGTATAGGAACAAAATCATTAATCCAGGTAGCGCTGGACAGCCACGTGATGGAGACTGGAGGCCAATGTATGCCATATGGGATACAGATGCTGACGAAGTAATCTTCAAAAGGTTCAAGTACGACAACAACACCACATGGAAGCAGATCAAGGAAATCATCCCAGAGGGATCGCCATATCTGGATCAGCTGAGGAAGTTCTATTTTTGA
- a CDS encoding winged helix-turn-helix domain-containing protein: MSKEGEKNLEPIYNKSINFQGKFRIASNVRIKGLSGNEHFFDFAIINEDGTTIPIMIAKDTLDSALLKEFEKKSLDVQSRIKIVVLHYGPAILQELNELMWDGNIIVFIPNTLFNSYDDSLLSLDENRPIKENDSTRYKDNLSLLKKKRTRLAMVLEMLSYLKDAEGGLPLTRLFFRCNLNYKKGEEIVKGLLDSGMVKIKNGRRQKNVMITPLGENFLRNYSKLHSELHKI, encoded by the coding sequence TTGAGCAAAGAAGGTGAAAAAAATTTAGAGCCTATATACAACAAGTCCATTAATTTTCAAGGTAAATTTAGGATTGCTTCGAATGTACGTATAAAAGGGTTATCAGGAAATGAACACTTTTTTGATTTTGCTATTATAAACGAAGATGGAACGACCATACCCATCATGATAGCTAAAGATACCCTTGATTCCGCACTTCTAAAGGAATTTGAGAAAAAGTCGCTTGATGTTCAGTCGAGAATAAAAATTGTTGTCCTTCATTATGGCCCTGCCATACTTCAAGAATTGAATGAATTGATGTGGGATGGGAACATAATCGTATTTATTCCTAACACATTGTTCAATTCATATGACGATAGTTTATTGAGCCTGGATGAAAATAGGCCTATAAAAGAAAATGATTCCACGAGATATAAGGACAATTTATCTTTGCTAAAGAAAAAGCGTACGAGATTGGCCATGGTATTAGAAATGCTCTCTTATCTTAAAGATGCTGAAGGAGGCCTTCCCTTAACACGATTGTTTTTCAGATGTAATTTAAATTACAAAAAAGGCGAGGAAATAGTAAAGGGGCTACTTGATTCTGGTATGGTAAAGATTAAAAACGGTAGAAGACAAAAAAATGTGATGATAACGCCACTCGGGGAGAATTTCCTCCGCAATTATTCAAAACTTCATAGTGAACTCCATAAAATCTAG
- a CDS encoding RNA-guided endonuclease InsQ/TnpB family protein, with protein MYAFKAVKQYFYPSDNLKVLMHKFTDMVNFTINIMIEKNLTSRNSVSNEVYHKLKEYEIPSYYYIEAINKAVALVKTYRKRLKKKQKATVPHVEKPMLSTYYGFKIVGGNIMIPIANREYESIPLNAYVRDATSMVKVHSFALSAYTLSLTIGRDVDAIECTTTVGVDRNLRNITVGNEFHHEIYDLSNIVEIKQRYRKKESHFHRNDRRIREKILSKYGKRERNRVKQIMHETSKAIVSNASTKKEMIVLENIIGINQITKKGDGKGKDYRFLLKNAFPYGMLASQVMYKASWEGLPVIELTRKETRNTSRMCSVCGSLTRIEHGRILKCDSCGLEIDRDVNACINIAFRYRTCLKRSHKGLPGEAVKQSKDVEQMAGSQISMDI; from the coding sequence GTGTACGCTTTCAAGGCCGTAAAACAGTATTTCTATCCTTCTGATAACCTGAAGGTGCTTATGCATAAGTTTACTGATATGGTCAATTTCACGATAAATATTATGATTGAGAAGAATCTTACATCAAGAAATTCTGTATCGAATGAAGTTTATCATAAACTTAAGGAATACGAGATACCTTCGTATTATTATATAGAAGCCATTAACAAGGCAGTTGCACTTGTGAAGACATACAGGAAAAGATTGAAGAAAAAGCAGAAGGCAACCGTGCCTCACGTCGAGAAACCAATGCTATCCACATATTATGGGTTTAAGATAGTTGGCGGAAACATAATGATCCCAATAGCCAATAGGGAATACGAAAGCATACCACTGAATGCATATGTAAGAGATGCAACATCGATGGTGAAAGTGCATTCTTTTGCTTTGTCGGCGTACACACTCTCTCTCACCATAGGGAGGGATGTCGATGCTATTGAATGCACCACTACAGTCGGTGTTGATCGGAATTTAAGGAATATAACAGTAGGGAATGAATTCCATCATGAAATATACGATCTCTCGAATATAGTTGAGATCAAGCAACGCTACAGGAAGAAGGAATCCCATTTCCACAGGAATGACAGGAGGATTCGAGAGAAGATTTTATCAAAGTATGGAAAGAGGGAAAGAAACAGGGTAAAGCAGATCATGCATGAAACAAGCAAGGCAATTGTCTCTAACGCATCCACGAAAAAAGAGATGATCGTCCTTGAGAACATTATAGGAATAAATCAGATTACAAAGAAGGGCGATGGAAAAGGGAAGGATTACAGGTTCCTTCTTAAGAATGCGTTTCCATATGGAATGCTTGCATCCCAGGTAATGTATAAGGCATCATGGGAAGGCCTTCCTGTCATAGAGCTGACAAGAAAGGAAACAAGGAACACCAGCAGGATGTGCTCGGTATGTGGGTCACTGACCCGAATAGAGCATGGCAGGATCCTGAAGTGTGATTCCTGCGGTCTTGAGATAGACCGTGATGTGAATGCATGCATAAACATTGCATTCAGGTATCGGACATGTCTGAAACGATCCCATAAAGGCCTGCCAGGTGAAGCTGTGAAGCAGTCAAAAGATGTGGAGCAGATGGCAGGAAGCCAAATATCGATGGATATTTGA
- a CDS encoding NAD(P)-dependent oxidoreductase — MKVSAVLPNFLPVGEIRKLAASVLPDINIITDLDFKSDESDILIVTAFTKVDKALLDKFPRLKFIQVASTGYDNVDVTEVKSRNILMCNSPSSNKESVAEHVIGMALYFLKDFGHLDREIRNGNWPILTFSRDLMGKVFGIIGMGAIGRKLAERLIQFGVGIIYYDVKRLPEEVEDELGITYVTLDELISSADIISIHVPLTETTKGMIGRKEFEKMKDGCIFINTSRAEVVVTKDLVWALKQGKIKAGIDVYDREPPDFSSELFQMDNALFSPHIAGVTVESQRRFIEETVANVIRYMQGVDPLNRVL, encoded by the coding sequence ATGAAAGTATCAGCTGTGCTTCCTAACTTTCTTCCTGTTGGTGAAATAAGAAAGCTTGCGGCATCAGTGCTGCCTGATATTAACATAATAACAGATCTTGACTTTAAAAGCGATGAAAGCGATATCTTAATTGTAACTGCTTTTACAAAGGTTGATAAAGCTTTGCTGGACAAATTTCCAAGACTGAAGTTTATCCAGGTAGCAAGTACGGGATATGACAACGTCGATGTGACGGAAGTTAAGAGCCGAAACATACTCATGTGCAACTCTCCTAGTTCAAACAAAGAAAGCGTCGCAGAACATGTTATTGGGATGGCTCTATATTTCCTAAAAGATTTCGGGCACTTGGACAGGGAAATACGAAATGGCAACTGGCCGATTCTGACATTTTCTCGCGATCTTATGGGGAAAGTCTTTGGAATAATTGGAATGGGTGCTATAGGGAGAAAGCTTGCAGAGAGGCTTATCCAATTTGGTGTAGGAATAATTTATTATGATGTAAAAAGGCTTCCAGAAGAGGTTGAAGACGAACTTGGTATTACGTACGTAACTTTGGACGAATTGATATCCTCTGCTGACATAATATCAATACATGTACCGCTCACAGAAACTACGAAGGGAATGATAGGGAGAAAGGAATTTGAAAAGATGAAGGACGGATGCATATTCATAAACACTTCTAGGGCGGAAGTTGTAGTTACTAAGGATCTAGTTTGGGCTCTAAAGCAGGGAAAAATAAAGGCAGGCATAGACGTATACGACAGAGAACCACCTGATTTTTCTTCTGAACTCTTTCAGATGGATAACGCTCTATTCAGCCCCCATATAGCAGGTGTGACTGTGGAGAGCCAGAGGAGATTTATAGAAGAAACGGTAGCCAATGTGATTAGGTACATGCAGGGTGTAGATCCTTTAAACAGGGTGTTGTAG
- a CDS encoding transposase: MVNSIRNFSYILADSAYDASDIYDFVFENTHPLPIIDTNKRGGIIPDRLPVNRKIGIDLRKENASMYPLRWEIERTFGILEEILKCENIRYTVNRH, from the coding sequence ATGGTAAATTCTATTAGAAATTTCTCATATATTCTTGCAGATTCTGCTTACGATGCATCTGATATTTATGACTTTGTGTTTGAGAACACACATCCTTTACCAATAATTGATACCAATAAAAGAGGGGGAATTATTCCTGATAGGTTACCCGTAAACAGGAAAATAGGTATTGACCTGAGAAAAGAAAATGCTTCAATGTATCCTCTTAGATGGGAAATAGAGCGTACTTTCGGCATACTTGAAGAGATACTGAAGTGCGAGAATATCAGGTACACTGTGAACAGACACTAA
- a CDS encoding chromate resistance protein ChrB domain-containing protein, whose product MRWITREKAKVDRIACPWLISRFIDPEGEFFVPKDQVLVKGKEFGAVPFYVQGCELTYFVENGTEYVSFDPIIRKYGLDDPALLELAKIMRSADPAQPNPEKKRFGLKVLAEGFRMISKNYYENMKLQFPAYDALYAYCRSKINNSGKTRMLIQIF is encoded by the coding sequence ATGAGATGGATAACAAGGGAAAAGGCTAAAGTGGACAGAATAGCCTGCCCGTGGCTAATATCAAGATTTATCGATCCTGAAGGTGAATTTTTTGTTCCAAAGGATCAAGTATTAGTGAAAGGGAAAGAATTTGGTGCGGTTCCATTCTACGTTCAAGGCTGTGAGCTTACATATTTTGTAGAAAACGGTACAGAATACGTAAGCTTCGATCCTATAATTAGGAAATATGGACTAGATGATCCGGCCTTGCTAGAGCTTGCTAAGATAATGAGAAGCGCAGATCCTGCCCAACCAAACCCTGAGAAGAAGAGATTCGGATTAAAAGTGCTAGCAGAAGGTTTTCGCATGATTTCTAAGAACTATTACGAAAACATGAAGCTCCAATTTCCCGCATACGACGCACTATATGCATATTGCAGATCAAAAATAAATAATTCCGGTAAAACACGAATGTTAATACAAATATTTTAA
- a CDS encoding mandelate racemase/muconate lactonizing enzyme family protein, with protein sequence MYEEKITDIRTYIVRNPWKKWVFLELITNDGTVGTGEATVYNGQFSLKERIRDLGDLITGANPFEIDKFVTNWMLRTFNRSKDLISISLMSGIETALWDIMGKHFGCPVYTFLGGKFRDRIKVYANGWYTSADTIDDWKKLASGVVSRGYRALKFDPFGAGSGFLDDNEWNRARDIIESVHDAVGKNVELLIEGHGRFNRSTALKIAKYLEGFENIGWFEEPVIPEDIEGMAMIARSTSIPIAAGERYVTRFDFIKPFELGAIHIAQPDVINTGGLFEAKKIASMAEAYNIAIAPHQAEGPVNTFITMQFDATLPNLKIQEMFDEYAYPEWTWDIVDSKPEIISGYEKVEQRPGIGISLKDRVKDYLADETNKDFNLFSEGWEKRGFT encoded by the coding sequence ATGTATGAGGAAAAGATTACAGATATTAGAACATATATAGTGAGAAATCCTTGGAAGAAATGGGTCTTTCTTGAACTCATAACTAATGATGGTACCGTAGGTACAGGGGAGGCTACAGTTTATAATGGACAGTTTTCTCTTAAGGAAAGAATAAGGGACCTTGGGGATCTTATAACTGGAGCTAATCCGTTTGAGATAGATAAATTCGTAACTAACTGGATGTTGAGGACATTTAATAGAAGCAAAGATCTTATTAGTATTAGTTTAATGAGTGGAATAGAAACAGCATTATGGGACATAATGGGTAAACACTTTGGATGCCCAGTTTATACTTTTCTTGGAGGAAAATTTAGAGATAGAATAAAAGTATATGCCAATGGTTGGTATACTTCAGCAGACACCATTGATGATTGGAAAAAACTCGCATCAGGTGTTGTATCAAGGGGATATAGAGCCCTTAAATTTGATCCTTTTGGAGCGGGATCTGGTTTTCTTGACGATAATGAATGGAATAGAGCAAGAGATATAATTGAATCTGTCCACGATGCAGTTGGCAAGAACGTAGAACTCTTAATAGAAGGACACGGTAGGTTCAATAGATCTACAGCTTTAAAGATTGCCAAATATCTAGAAGGTTTTGAAAATATAGGTTGGTTTGAAGAGCCAGTAATTCCAGAAGACATCGAAGGAATGGCGATGATAGCCAGATCCACTAGTATCCCAATAGCGGCGGGAGAAAGATATGTTACGAGGTTTGATTTTATTAAACCATTTGAACTAGGTGCAATTCACATTGCTCAGCCAGATGTTATTAATACTGGTGGCCTCTTTGAAGCTAAGAAAATAGCCTCAATGGCAGAGGCTTATAACATTGCAATAGCCCCCCATCAAGCTGAAGGTCCGGTGAATACTTTTATTACAATGCAGTTCGATGCGACACTTCCTAACCTTAAGATCCAGGAAATGTTCGACGAGTACGCCTATCCCGAGTGGACGTGGGATATTGTGGACAGCAAACCTGAAATAATATCAGGTTATGAGAAGGTAGAACAAAGACCGGGAATAGGAATATCACTCAAGGATCGCGTGAAAGACTATCTTGCTGATGAGACAAACAAGGATTTCAATCTTTTCAGTGAAGGATGGGAAAAAAGAGGTTTTACATAG
- a CDS encoding cob(I)yrinic acid a,c-diamide adenosyltransferase, which produces MQDGKLGLIDVFTGDGKGKTTAAFGLAFRALGWGYRVYVLQFMKLGTYGENKSAIKFDDGLIVDFVGMPYFIAWKGDIPDEDLKKVKNVLICEKGNPPSEYREAVLNHFNRSLEELKTGRWDIFIYDEINVALYYSLLKMDEVMRIFELKPEHTELVFTGRKMPKEIMDRADLVTEVSSPKHPYQRGILARRGIDF; this is translated from the coding sequence ATGCAAGATGGAAAACTTGGTCTTATCGATGTATTTACCGGTGACGGAAAGGGGAAAACTACTGCAGCTTTTGGGCTTGCATTTAGGGCCCTTGGCTGGGGGTACAGAGTATATGTGCTACAGTTTATGAAGCTTGGTACATATGGAGAAAATAAATCAGCTATAAAGTTCGATGATGGACTTATCGTGGACTTCGTTGGCATGCCCTATTTTATAGCATGGAAGGGAGACATCCCAGATGAAGACTTAAAAAAGGTTAAAAACGTATTAATTTGTGAAAAAGGAAATCCACCGAGTGAATACAGAGAGGCAGTACTTAACCATTTTAATCGATCATTAGAAGAGTTAAAGACAGGAAGATGGGACATATTTATATATGATGAAATAAATGTGGCTTTATATTACTCTTTATTAAAAATGGATGAAGTTATGAGGATATTTGAATTGAAACCGGAGCACACGGAACTCGTATTTACTGGAAGGAAGATGCCTAAAGAGATTATGGACAGAGCCGATCTCGTTACTGAGGTCTCATCCCCTAAACATCCCTACCAGAGAGGAATACTAGCAAGGAGAGGAATAGATTTTTAA